The following coding sequences are from one Triticum aestivum cultivar Chinese Spring chromosome 5A, IWGSC CS RefSeq v2.1, whole genome shotgun sequence window:
- the LOC123104320 gene encoding uncharacterized protein, whose translation MARNCRAPAASSFMAPLLLVAAAAVVSFLGGGAEARKSGSNITVVGSVYCDACSNNTFSKHSFFLKGARVLIQCNFKVNSSAAPEEISLEAERTTDQHGVYKLDVPPVDGFECREGHELRSACRATLVRSSSAACNVPGLRGSTQHIALRGSRGAAACFLNLNALNFRPAKRDRKLCHDHGDGNGQDNGGSAFGSSLFFWPFLPLFWPPPLGLPSPAAPGAAGGTVSFPWPFHVPEWLVPFLRPPFLPFPLYQPAPGSSSSSAPPRFERFPPPQRTAARP comes from the exons ATGGCGAGGAACTGCAGAGCTCCCGCCGCGTCGTCGTTCATGGCGCCGCTGCTgctcgtggcggcggcggcggtggtgtcgttcttgggcggcggcgcggaggccaGGAAGTCCGGCAGCAACATCACGGTGGTCGGCTCCGTCTACTGCGACGCCTGCTCCAACAACACCTTCTCCAAGCACAGCTTCTTCCTCAAAG GGGCTCGGGTGCTGATCCAGTGCAACTTCAAGGTGAACTCCAGCGCGGCGCCGGAGGAGATCTCGCTGGAGGCGGAGCGCACCACGGACCAGCACGGCGTGTACAAGCTGGACGTGCCCCCAGTCGACGGCTTCGAGTGCCGGGAGGGCCACGAGCTCCGGTCGGCGTGCCGCGCCACGCTCGTCCGGAGCTCCTCAGCCGCCTGCAACGTCCCGGGCCTCCGCGGCTCCACGCAGCACATCGCGCTCCGGGGCTCCCGCGGCGCGGCGGCGTGCTTCCTCAACCTCAACGCGCTCAACTTCCGCCCCGCCAAGCGAGACCGCAAGCTCTGCCACGACCACGGCGATGGCAACGGCCAAGACAATGGCGGCAGCGCGTTCGGTTCGTCGCTCTTCTTCTGGCCGTTCCTGCCGCTCTTCTGGCCGCCGCCGCTCGGGCTCCCGTCGCCCGCGGCCCCGGGAGCCGCCGGAGGGACGGTGTCGTTCCCGTGGCCGTTCCACGTGCCGGAGTGGCTGGTGCCGTTCCTGCGCCCGCCCTTCCTGCCGTTCCCGCTCTACCAGCCGGCGCCGgggtcatcgtcgtcgtcggcgcCGCCCCGGTTCGAACGTTTCCCGCCACCACAACGAACGGCTGCTCGGCCGtaa
- the LOC123107365 gene encoding auxin-responsive protein SAUR20 — MGMAEKGSAARKAGLITKTLDRCRSTTARNKPAEGCFSVYVGADRQRYVVRTECLNHPLFQALLEEAEEAFGYADAGPLELPCNTEAFAKVLEKIQMEKQMAAPRRHVLPRGNSYRSLGTGWPMIVGRS, encoded by the coding sequence ATGGGCATGGCTGAGAaggggtcggcggcgaggaaggcCGGGCTGATCACCAAGACGCTGGACCGGTGCCGGAGCACCACAGCGAGGAACAAACCAGCGGAGGGCTGCTTCTCGGTGTATGTCGGCGCGGACAGACAACGGTACGTGGTGCGGACGGAGTGCCTGAACCACCCGTTGTTCCAGGCACTgctggaggaggccgaggaggcaTTTGGGTACGCAGACGCAGGGCCCCTCGAGCTACCCTGCAACACCGAGGCATTCGCCAAGGTGCTGGAGAAGATCCAGATGGAGAAGCAGATGGCGGCGCCGAGGAGGCACGTCCTCCCTAGGGGGAACTCCTATCGGTCGCTTGGCACTGGCTGGCCTATGATTGTCGGCCGGTCATAA